A portion of the Halalkalicoccus tibetensis genome contains these proteins:
- the mvaD gene encoding phosphomevalonate decarboxylase MvaD — MKKATAIAHPIQGLAKYHGMRDPELRLPYHDSISVCTAPSHTKTTAEFGADEDVYVVGGEELTGRGRERVEMVVDRVRELGGFDDRVRLESENSFQSNVGFGSSSSGFAAAAMALCAAAELDLSRPEISTVARRGSSSAARAVTGAFSHLHTGLNDEDCRSERIETELEEELRIVGGLVPSYKETEQAHEEAADSHMFQARMAHMHGQIAELRDALREGDFERTFELAEHDSLSLAATTMTGPAGWVYWQPETIEIFNRVRELREEGVPVYYSTDTGASVYVNTTEEHVERVEDEVAKAGVETHVWEVGGPARTVDDHLF, encoded by the coding sequence ATGAAGAAAGCGACCGCGATCGCCCATCCTATCCAGGGGCTCGCGAAGTACCACGGGATGCGCGACCCGGAGCTCAGGCTGCCGTATCACGACTCGATCAGCGTCTGTACCGCGCCGAGCCACACGAAGACGACCGCGGAGTTCGGCGCCGATGAGGACGTCTACGTCGTCGGCGGCGAGGAGCTCACGGGACGGGGCCGCGAGCGCGTCGAGATGGTGGTCGATCGCGTCCGCGAGCTCGGCGGGTTCGACGACCGGGTGCGCCTCGAAAGCGAGAACTCCTTTCAGTCGAACGTCGGCTTCGGCTCCTCGTCGTCGGGCTTCGCCGCGGCGGCGATGGCGCTCTGTGCGGCCGCGGAGCTCGACCTCTCGCGGCCCGAGATCTCGACAGTCGCCCGCCGGGGTTCGTCGTCGGCTGCGCGCGCGGTCACGGGTGCGTTCAGCCACCTCCATACCGGGTTGAACGACGAGGACTGTCGCTCCGAGCGGATCGAGACCGAGCTCGAGGAGGAGCTGCGGATCGTCGGCGGGCTCGTCCCCTCGTATAAGGAGACAGAGCAAGCTCATGAAGAAGCCGCCGACAGCCACATGTTCCAGGCGCGGATGGCCCACATGCACGGCCAGATCGCCGAACTGCGCGACGCGCTTCGGGAGGGCGACTTCGAGCGGACCTTCGAGCTCGCCGAACACGACTCGCTCTCGCTCGCGGCGACGACCATGACCGGACCCGCGGGTTGGGTCTACTGGCAGCCCGAGACGATCGAGATATTCAATCGCGTGCGCGAGCTCCGCGAGGAGGGCGTGCCGGTCTACTACTCGACTGACACGGGCGCGAGCGTCTACGTCAACACCACCGAGGAGCACGTCGAGCGGGTCGAAGACGAAGTAGCGAAGGCGGGCGTCGAGACCCACGTCTGGGAAGTGGGTGGCCCAGCCCGGACGGTCGACGACCACCTCTTTTAG
- a CDS encoding NAD(P)/FAD-dependent oxidoreductase — protein sequence MRIVVCGAGYAGVTLAKRLEGELPDAGIVLVDRDPDHLIQHELHRVIRRPDLADAISLSLDSLFDRVEVREATVEAVDRDARVIHTSDGDIEYDYAAVCLGAETNYYGLPGVEEFSIPLKRLEHAEAIRASVEGRSRVVVGGAGLSGVQVAGEIAAMDRELSVVLLERFDSVAPNFPANFRAAVAEELGSRGVDVRTGTTVERATENAVETADGSIPYDTFVWTGGIRGPSAFGGERPGVRSDLRLDSRTFVVGDTARVIDDDGEPVPASAQAAIREARVVAKSLAALVGGGSGGFSPRPERFSFDSPGWLVSIGDGAVAQVGPTVLRGRAALALKASVGAGYLSSIGAVRDAVELVNEELRAD from the coding sequence ATGCGAATCGTCGTCTGTGGGGCGGGCTACGCCGGTGTCACGCTCGCGAAGCGCCTCGAAGGGGAGCTCCCGGACGCCGGGATCGTTCTCGTCGACCGGGACCCCGACCACCTGATCCAACACGAGCTCCATCGCGTGATCCGCCGGCCCGACCTCGCGGACGCGATCAGCCTCTCGCTCGACTCGCTGTTCGATCGGGTGGAGGTCCGGGAGGCGACCGTCGAGGCGGTTGACCGCGACGCGCGCGTGATCCACACGTCCGACGGCGATATCGAGTACGACTACGCGGCGGTCTGTCTCGGCGCCGAAACGAACTACTACGGCCTGCCGGGCGTCGAGGAGTTCTCGATCCCGCTGAAGCGCCTCGAACACGCCGAAGCGATCCGCGCGAGCGTCGAGGGTAGGTCGCGAGTGGTCGTCGGCGGAGCGGGGCTCTCGGGCGTGCAGGTCGCGGGCGAGATCGCCGCGATGGACCGGGAGCTCTCGGTGGTCCTGCTCGAACGGTTCGACAGCGTGGCCCCGAACTTCCCGGCGAACTTCCGGGCGGCGGTCGCGGAGGAGCTCGGATCGCGGGGCGTCGACGTGCGGACGGGGACGACCGTCGAGCGCGCGACCGAAAACGCCGTCGAGACGGCCGACGGGTCGATCCCCTACGATACCTTCGTCTGGACCGGCGGCATCCGCGGGCCGAGCGCCTTCGGCGGCGAGCGCCCCGGGGTCCGAAGCGACCTGCGGCTCGATTCGCGGACTTTCGTCGTCGGCGACACTGCCCGCGTGATCGACGACGACGGCGAGCCCGTCCCCGCGAGCGCGCAGGCGGCGATCCGCGAAGCCCGCGTGGTCGCGAAGAGCCTCGCGGCGCTGGTCGGGGGCGGATCGGGCGGCTTCAGTCCCCGGCCCGAGCGTTTCTCGTTCGACTCGCCGGGCTGGCTCGTCAGTATCGGCGACGGCGCGGTCGCGCAGGTCGGCCCGACCGTGCTGCGGGGACGGGCGGCGCTCGCGCTCAAGGCGAGCGTCGGCGCCGGATACCTCTCCTCGATCGGAGCGGTCCGCGACGCCGTCGAACTGGTGAACGAAGAACTACGGGCCGATTAG
- the msrA gene encoding peptide-methionine (S)-S-oxide reductase MsrA, with the protein MTSETATFGGGCFWCTEAAMKELEGVRSVTSGYAGGETADPSYEAVCSGSTGHAEVVQVEYDPGTITYDELLEVFFATHDPTQLNRQGPDVGSQYRSIVLAHDDEQREQAAAYIEALNEEYSDDVVTELEPLERFWAAEEHHQDYFEKNPTDAYCRMHAQPKVEKVRERFQSKLQQA; encoded by the coding sequence ATGACGAGCGAAACTGCGACGTTCGGCGGCGGCTGTTTCTGGTGTACCGAGGCCGCGATGAAGGAACTGGAGGGTGTCAGGTCGGTCACCTCGGGCTACGCCGGCGGCGAAACCGCGGACCCGAGCTACGAGGCGGTCTGTTCGGGAAGCACGGGCCACGCGGAGGTCGTCCAGGTCGAGTACGACCCCGGGACGATCACCTACGACGAACTGCTCGAGGTCTTCTTCGCGACCCACGACCCGACCCAGCTGAACCGCCAGGGCCCCGACGTCGGCAGCCAGTACCGATCGATCGTGCTCGCCCACGACGACGAGCAGCGCGAGCAGGCGGCGGCCTACATCGAGGCGCTCAACGAGGAGTACAGCGACGACGTCGTGACCGAGCTCGAACCGCTCGAACGGTTCTGGGCGGCCGAGGAGCACCACCAGGACTACTTCGAGAAGAACCCCACCGACGCCTACTGCCGGATGCACGCCCAGCCGAAGGTCGAGAAGGTCCGCGAACGGTTCCAGAGCAAGCTCCAGCAGGCCTGA
- a CDS encoding FxLYD domain-containing protein — protein sequence MQRRKFLLTTGAATTALLAGCTGDDEEEDDADLDDAEAEAAEDEDGNGGDEEEEGDGGDEEDDIDPEEALEDEDTESTVEGLELVEHELVSDEFSAQVEGVVANETGEELGYVEVGVVLYNEEEQRIGDSFTNTTDLPDGQEWAFEVLLTEDADDIDDYDITVTDSAF from the coding sequence ATGCAACGGAGGAAATTCCTACTGACGACCGGCGCGGCGACCACGGCGCTCCTCGCGGGTTGCACCGGCGACGACGAGGAGGAAGACGACGCCGACCTCGACGACGCCGAGGCCGAAGCCGCCGAGGACGAGGACGGAAACGGTGGGGACGAGGAGGAAGAAGGGGACGGAGGGGACGAAGAGGACGACATCGACCCCGAGGAGGCCCTCGAGGACGAGGACACCGAATCGACGGTCGAAGGGTTAGAGCTCGTCGAACACGAGCTCGTCTCGGACGAGTTCAGCGCCCAGGTCGAGGGCGTCGTCGCGAACGAGACGGGCGAGGAGCTCGGCTACGTCGAGGTCGGCGTCGTCCTCTACAACGAGGAGGAACAGCGTATCGGGGACTCCTTTACCAACACGACGGACCTCCCCGACGGCCAGGAGTGGGCCTTCGAGGTCCTGCTGACGGAGGACGCCGACGACATCGACGACTACGACATCACGGTGACCGACAGCGCGTTCTGA